In Aliiglaciecola sp. LCG003, a genomic segment contains:
- a CDS encoding TIGR04063 family PEP-CTERM/XrtA system glycosyltransferase, with amino-acid sequence MHILDHSIPLHSGYTFRTRSILNQQRARGWETCHVTSAKQGACESAIEEVDGLTFYRTTPPKGWSSKLPVLNQLSLVNPLRDRLLEAIEQEKPDILHAHSPALNGLAALKAAKKTGLPLVYEIRAFWEDAAVDHGTCKEDDLRYRLTRKMETFVVKRADAVTTICEGLRQDLRSRGIADSKITVIPNAVNIEQFEIINQRDAALESQYQLNDKVVLGFLGSFYGYEGLDLIVQSMPEILKTLPNAMFLLVGGGPQEANLKAQIQHLGLQNYVIMPGRVPHGEVGRYYSLVDLLIYPRKPMRLTELVTPLKPLEAMAQGKLVLASDVGGHKELIENGKTGWLFESGKPESLASAAIDILQNRDSWPEMIQQGRKFVTDVRNWKNSVANYQGIYDSLMSKSK; translated from the coding sequence ATGCATATCTTGGATCATTCAATTCCGCTGCATAGCGGCTACACCTTTCGTACTCGCTCGATTTTAAATCAGCAACGGGCAAGAGGCTGGGAAACCTGTCACGTGACCAGCGCTAAGCAAGGCGCATGTGAATCCGCCATTGAAGAAGTTGATGGATTAACCTTTTATCGCACTACACCGCCAAAGGGATGGTCCAGCAAATTACCGGTATTGAATCAGTTATCATTGGTTAACCCGCTAAGAGATCGGTTGTTGGAAGCCATTGAACAAGAAAAACCAGATATTTTACATGCCCATTCCCCAGCTCTAAATGGACTGGCAGCACTTAAAGCTGCCAAGAAAACCGGCTTACCCTTGGTGTATGAAATTCGTGCCTTTTGGGAAGATGCCGCGGTTGATCACGGTACCTGTAAAGAAGATGACTTACGTTATCGGCTAACTCGAAAAATGGAGACCTTTGTGGTCAAGCGCGCCGATGCGGTCACCACCATTTGTGAAGGGTTAAGACAAGACCTGCGCTCTAGAGGCATTGCGGATAGCAAGATAACGGTAATACCAAATGCGGTAAACATAGAGCAGTTCGAAATTATAAACCAGCGTGACGCAGCATTAGAAAGTCAGTATCAATTAAACGACAAAGTGGTTTTAGGCTTTTTAGGCTCTTTTTATGGTTATGAAGGCCTGGATCTAATCGTACAATCTATGCCCGAAATATTAAAAACCCTGCCCAATGCAATGTTCCTATTAGTGGGAGGCGGCCCGCAAGAAGCCAATTTAAAGGCACAAATTCAACACTTAGGTCTGCAAAATTATGTGATCATGCCGGGCCGTGTACCTCATGGGGAGGTGGGGCGTTACTATAGCTTAGTGGACTTACTAATCTATCCGCGCAAACCTATGCGTTTAACTGAGTTGGTGACACCACTGAAACCTTTAGAGGCAATGGCGCAAGGTAAGCTTGTGTTGGCGTCCGATGTAGGCGGCCATAAAGAATTGATCGAAAACGGTAAAACCGGCTGGTTGTTCGAAAGTGGCAAGCCTGAATCCTTAGCCAGTGCCGCTATCGATATTTTGCAGAATCGCGATAGTTGGCCAGAGATGATCCAACAAGGGCGCAAATTTGTTACTGACGTGCGTAACTGGAAAAATTCTGTGGCCAATTATCAAGGGATCTATGACTCTTTGATGAGCAAGTCAAAATGA
- a CDS encoding glycosyltransferase, with product MKRLRIVVVSSLFPSSVRKQSGLFVRERMFRATQFADIEVVSPVPWFPGQGLISLFKPNYRPMPAELEIQNGIKVHYPRFFSIPGILRKLDGQMMAGAIYKVLKKLDAENPIDVIDSHFTYPDGLAASQAGQKLGKPVTITLRGTELSHSLDQDKKPLLLQAWQQADHMICVSESLKQLAVGLGADERKFTVVGNGVDTQKFNPLPKLDARKDLNISADAKVMITVGGLVKRKGFHRVIACMPELLQIHPNLVYLIVGGASAEGNIEQELRQQASALGLSDRVKFLGSLPPEQLSVPLSAADVFVLSTANEGWANVILESMACGTPVVATDVGGNKEVIANPQVGTIVPFDDHEKLQHAIADALTKEWDEVVIKDYAQANHWDNRMQKLRDIFFTLQQG from the coding sequence ATGAAACGGCTAAGAATTGTGGTGGTCAGTTCACTGTTTCCCAGCTCAGTGCGCAAACAGTCGGGTTTGTTTGTGCGGGAAAGAATGTTTCGAGCCACCCAATTTGCCGATATAGAAGTGGTGAGCCCGGTGCCATGGTTTCCTGGGCAGGGCTTGATCAGTCTCTTTAAACCCAATTATAGGCCTATGCCAGCTGAGCTCGAAATTCAAAATGGCATTAAGGTGCACTATCCGCGCTTTTTCTCTATCCCAGGCATATTGCGTAAGCTCGATGGGCAAATGATGGCGGGCGCTATATACAAAGTGCTAAAGAAACTCGACGCAGAGAATCCCATTGACGTAATTGATAGCCACTTCACTTATCCTGATGGGTTGGCGGCGAGCCAAGCGGGTCAGAAACTGGGCAAACCAGTGACGATTACCTTACGAGGAACCGAGCTTTCTCACAGTTTAGATCAAGATAAAAAGCCATTGTTGCTGCAAGCCTGGCAACAAGCCGATCACATGATTTGTGTGTCAGAATCTTTGAAACAACTTGCTGTTGGTTTAGGTGCTGATGAACGCAAATTTACCGTAGTGGGCAATGGTGTTGATACGCAAAAATTTAATCCGTTACCTAAGTTAGACGCCCGCAAAGACTTAAATATCAGCGCGGATGCAAAGGTGATGATTACCGTAGGTGGTTTGGTCAAACGTAAAGGCTTTCATCGGGTGATTGCCTGTATGCCAGAGCTACTTCAAATCCACCCAAATCTGGTATATTTGATAGTCGGCGGTGCCAGCGCCGAGGGCAATATTGAACAGGAACTACGCCAGCAAGCCAGTGCCCTAGGTCTGAGCGATCGGGTTAAATTCTTGGGGTCATTACCCCCTGAACAACTCAGTGTGCCGTTATCAGCCGCGGATGTATTCGTGTTATCCACCGCCAATGAAGGTTGGGCTAATGTTATTCTTGAAAGCATGGCTTGTGGTACACCTGTTGTTGCCACTGATGTGGGTGGGAATAAAGAGGTAATAGCCAATCCACAAGTCGGCACTATAGTGCCGTTTGATGATCATGAAAAACTCCAGCACGCCATTGCTGATGCATTGACTAAGGAGTGGGATGAGGTCGTTATTAAAGACTATGCACAGGCAAACCACTGGGATAATCGCATGCAAAAGCTTCGCGATATCTTTTTCACATTGCAGCAAGGATAG
- a CDS encoding AMP-binding protein — translation MGSLYTKLVSKVLFPLHEKLKKHDTVAIRKSLEASQWLDRETLKNNQAQRLQDFIQKIYQHVPYYRQLFDGLGLSPDDIQTPADLVKLPFLDKNTISDNFEQLKSDIAGELSRFNTGGSSGQPLIFLLGNERVSHDVAEKWRATRWWDVDIGDKEIVAWGSPIELGAQDRVRLVRDSLFRSELIPAFDMTEAKLQSFLDTIVQSKPKMLFGYPSVFDLLAKTAKKKGIRMDNLGIKVAFVTSERLYPYQRENIEAVFGCPVANGYGGRDAGFIAHQCPQGGMHLSFEDMVVEIIDPQGNPLPAGQSGEIVVTHMGTSEFPFVRYRTGDIAVMSDKTCGCGRNLPMLEAIEGRSTDFVVAADGTILHGLSLIYILRDMESVEAFKIVQETQQHTHVQVVSKTGEVDQQMHDIICAGFKARLGQQVEISVESVAEIAPEKSGKYRYVISKVSLT, via the coding sequence ATGGGCAGTCTATATACCAAACTCGTATCTAAGGTTTTGTTTCCGTTACATGAGAAACTGAAAAAACATGACACTGTGGCGATCCGCAAATCACTCGAAGCCAGCCAATGGCTGGACCGAGAGACACTGAAAAATAACCAGGCCCAGCGACTGCAGGATTTTATCCAGAAGATTTATCAACACGTTCCTTATTATCGCCAGTTATTTGATGGCCTGGGTCTAAGCCCTGATGATATTCAAACACCTGCTGATTTGGTTAAGTTACCCTTTCTCGACAAAAACACTATTTCGGATAACTTTGAGCAGCTGAAATCTGATATTGCTGGTGAGTTGTCACGCTTTAATACGGGTGGCTCCAGCGGTCAACCGCTGATTTTTTTGTTGGGAAATGAGCGCGTTTCCCATGACGTGGCCGAAAAGTGGCGCGCCACTCGCTGGTGGGATGTAGATATCGGCGATAAAGAAATTGTCGCGTGGGGCTCACCTATTGAACTCGGAGCCCAGGATCGGGTACGTTTGGTCCGTGACAGCCTATTTCGCTCTGAATTAATTCCAGCATTTGATATGACTGAAGCCAAGCTTCAATCATTTTTAGATACCATAGTGCAATCCAAACCAAAAATGTTATTCGGTTACCCTTCAGTGTTTGATTTGTTGGCGAAAACCGCCAAGAAAAAGGGCATACGCATGGACAATTTAGGGATTAAAGTCGCCTTTGTCACATCCGAGCGCTTGTATCCTTATCAGCGAGAAAATATTGAAGCCGTGTTTGGTTGCCCGGTTGCTAATGGTTATGGCGGCAGAGACGCTGGATTTATCGCTCATCAATGTCCCCAAGGCGGCATGCATTTGTCTTTTGAAGACATGGTAGTAGAAATTATCGATCCACAAGGGAATCCTCTACCAGCCGGACAATCTGGTGAAATTGTAGTGACCCACATGGGCACCTCTGAATTTCCATTTGTCCGTTATCGCACCGGCGACATCGCAGTCATGTCAGATAAAACCTGCGGGTGTGGGCGTAATTTACCCATGCTTGAGGCCATCGAAGGGCGCAGTACTGATTTTGTGGTTGCAGCTGACGGTACTATTTTGCATGGCCTGTCATTGATTTACATTCTAAGAGATATGGAGTCAGTAGAAGCGTTTAAAATAGTGCAGGAAACCCAACAACACACTCATGTGCAAGTAGTGTCGAAAACGGGCGAGGTGGATCAACAGATGCATGATATTATCTGTGCAGGATTTAAGGCTCGATTGGGCCAACAAGTTGAAATAAGTGTAGAGTCAGTAGCTGAAATTGCCCCAGAAAAATCGGGTAAATATCGATATGTAATTAGCAAGGTAAGTCTGACATGA
- a CDS encoding putative O-glycosylation ligase, exosortase A system-associated has product MRDLLLVGFLFVAVYYSFKRPYLGLAAWVWIALTAPAKWAYGFSSSFRLNLTIVVITALSYLFVQKYKSWKLDTLSFWVILFACWTLLTTAFNQTSFSFYVWEYWDQFIKVILLYLFVTLTIYRRLHVDTLVWAIVLAISSYAAMEAVKFMLSGGSHRITGKAGIIQDRNDLAVAINMCIPLILYLISVTKNVMVRKGLNILVALNILAIIGTYSRGGFIGLLILGAVFWWGSKRKMLYGVLAAIAIPLFFAFAPGEWKERQNTVSTAAQKDGSFIGRLWAWKISTLIAMDYPLTGGGFHAVKDQSLWNYYAPMTPHFGPIETPEIPKDLGAKAAHNIYMQVLGDHGFAGLFIFLMIMLSTIRVNFKNRKWAINNKEQWLVDLSNALTLTLVGYCITGGNVSLAYFDLFYTIVGLVSAISIHIVRKKVALSADMALSVQKNQNRNI; this is encoded by the coding sequence ATGCGCGATCTGTTACTGGTTGGTTTCTTATTTGTTGCGGTGTACTACAGCTTTAAACGGCCTTATTTAGGCCTCGCAGCTTGGGTTTGGATTGCCTTAACCGCTCCGGCTAAATGGGCATATGGTTTCTCCAGTAGTTTCCGCCTGAATTTGACCATAGTAGTTATCACCGCCTTATCCTATCTATTTGTGCAAAAATACAAATCGTGGAAACTGGATACTCTGAGTTTCTGGGTGATCCTGTTTGCCTGTTGGACACTGCTTACCACTGCGTTTAACCAGACTTCTTTCTCTTTTTATGTGTGGGAATATTGGGATCAATTTATCAAAGTGATCCTGTTGTATTTGTTCGTCACCCTGACTATTTATCGTCGCCTACATGTAGATACCTTGGTTTGGGCCATAGTTTTGGCTATTTCGTCCTATGCTGCTATGGAGGCAGTTAAGTTTATGTTGTCTGGCGGAAGTCACAGGATCACGGGCAAAGCCGGTATTATCCAAGACCGTAACGACTTGGCCGTGGCCATCAATATGTGTATTCCGTTAATTCTTTACTTAATTAGCGTGACAAAAAATGTGATGGTCAGAAAGGGGCTAAATATATTAGTCGCGCTTAATATCTTGGCCATAATAGGTACCTATTCCCGCGGTGGATTTATTGGTCTATTGATTTTAGGCGCCGTGTTTTGGTGGGGCTCTAAGCGCAAAATGTTGTACGGTGTGCTGGCGGCAATCGCGATACCGCTGTTCTTTGCGTTTGCACCAGGGGAGTGGAAAGAGCGACAAAATACTGTAAGTACCGCAGCACAAAAAGATGGCTCTTTTATTGGTAGGCTGTGGGCGTGGAAAATCTCTACTTTAATCGCCATGGACTACCCCTTGACCGGTGGGGGATTCCACGCGGTGAAAGATCAATCTCTATGGAATTATTATGCCCCGATGACGCCACATTTTGGGCCAATAGAAACCCCCGAAATCCCCAAAGATTTGGGGGCCAAGGCGGCGCATAATATTTATATGCAAGTGTTGGGGGATCACGGCTTTGCTGGTTTGTTTATTTTCTTGATGATAATGCTCAGCACCATTAGGGTTAACTTTAAGAATAGAAAGTGGGCAATCAATAATAAAGAGCAGTGGTTGGTGGATTTATCTAACGCATTGACATTAACCTTGGTTGGATACTGTATTACCGGCGGGAATGTAAGCTTGGCGTATTTCGATCTGTTTTATACGATAGTCGGACTGGTTAGCGCAATCTCTATACATATAGTACGTAAGAAAGTCGCGTTGAGCGCAGATATGGCCTTGAGTGTTCAAAAGAATCAAAATCGGAATATATGA